A genome region from Frankineae bacterium MT45 includes the following:
- a CDS encoding DNA-binding response regulator, OmpR family, contains REC and winged-helix (wHTH) domain gives MRILVVEDEVQLAEAVARGLRREGMAVDIAHDGDDGYSKAALTRYDVVVLDRDLPGISGDEICRRLTDEGVLTRVIMLTASGTVEDKVSGLALGADDYLAKPFAFAELVARVRALGRRTTPAAPPVLSAGGVELDSGRRTVTRGGELIDLTRKEFGVLETLLTAQGAVVSSEELLDRVWDENADPFTTTVRVTMMTLRRKLGEPAIIDTVVGSGYRIDPGLREDRDLDLEPATGRGAE, from the coding sequence ATGCGCATTCTCGTAGTAGAAGACGAGGTTCAACTAGCTGAGGCCGTCGCTCGTGGCCTGCGCCGCGAAGGTATGGCGGTCGACATCGCGCATGACGGCGATGACGGTTACTCGAAGGCCGCGCTGACCCGGTACGACGTCGTCGTGCTGGACCGTGACCTACCCGGCATCTCAGGTGATGAGATCTGCCGTCGCCTGACCGACGAGGGCGTGCTGACCCGGGTCATCATGCTCACCGCCAGCGGCACCGTCGAGGACAAGGTCTCCGGCCTCGCGCTTGGTGCAGACGACTACCTGGCCAAGCCGTTCGCCTTCGCTGAGCTGGTGGCTCGCGTGCGGGCGCTGGGACGGCGCACGACGCCGGCCGCCCCACCGGTGCTCAGCGCCGGTGGCGTCGAACTGGACTCCGGACGACGCACGGTCACGCGCGGCGGGGAGCTGATCGACCTCACTCGCAAGGAGTTCGGTGTGCTCGAGACTCTGCTCACCGCGCAGGGCGCGGTAGTGAGCAGCGAGGAGCTGCTGGACCGGGTCTGGGACGAGAACGCCGACCCGTTCACCACCACGGTCCGGGTCACCATGATGACGCTGCGCCGCAAGCTCGGCGAGCCGGCGATCATCGACACCGTCGTCGGGTCGGGCTACCGCATCGATCCGGGTCTGCGGGAGGATCGGGACCTCGACCTGGAACCCGCGACCGGTCGCGGCGCTGAGTAG
- a CDS encoding ribonuclease D, translating into MTDGESQPEAPTDNRPEPVLLATPAGGVGETVTTASGLADVVARFADGVGPVAVDAERASGYRYSQRAYLVQLRRQGAGTALIDPIELPDLSSLNDVIGPVEWVLHAANQDLPCLAEIGLVPTSLFDTELAGRLLGDDRVALGTMVDKHLGIRLEKGHSAADWSVRPLPQDWLVYAALDVELLVELRDVLAAQLAEVGKTEWARQEFEAVRAAPVPAPREERWRRTSGIHAVRSRRALAAVRALWLARDDFAKERDIAPGRVLPDSAIIAAVRANAVTAEGLGELSVFSGPRQRRNLNRWAAALKTARTLSNDELPTMAAVSDAVPPTSRWRDREPDAADRLARCRAIVADLAQTHDILAQNLLASDVLRRLAWQPPLPPAAENDQPAEISEPAIADALATLGARPWQIELCAAGLATALTAAYNDVHADPAATEASVLDETVDSEAVSGESADGVSGE; encoded by the coding sequence ATGACTGACGGAGAGTCACAGCCCGAGGCTCCTACTGATAACCGGCCCGAGCCGGTGCTGTTGGCGACGCCCGCTGGCGGTGTCGGCGAGACGGTCACCACCGCCAGCGGGCTGGCCGACGTCGTCGCACGCTTTGCCGACGGAGTGGGCCCGGTCGCGGTCGACGCCGAACGTGCCTCCGGCTACCGGTACAGCCAGCGGGCGTATCTGGTTCAGCTGCGCCGGCAGGGGGCCGGGACGGCACTCATCGACCCCATCGAACTGCCTGACCTGAGCTCGCTCAACGATGTCATCGGCCCCGTCGAATGGGTGCTGCACGCCGCAAATCAGGACCTCCCGTGCCTGGCCGAGATCGGTCTGGTACCCACGTCCCTCTTCGACACGGAGCTGGCCGGGCGACTCCTCGGCGATGATCGGGTCGCCCTCGGAACCATGGTCGACAAGCACCTGGGCATCCGGCTGGAGAAGGGCCACTCGGCAGCCGACTGGAGCGTGCGCCCGCTCCCCCAGGATTGGCTCGTCTATGCCGCACTCGACGTCGAGTTGCTGGTCGAGTTGCGCGACGTGCTCGCCGCGCAACTGGCTGAGGTCGGCAAGACGGAGTGGGCCCGTCAGGAGTTCGAGGCGGTCCGGGCCGCACCTGTGCCCGCCCCCCGCGAAGAGCGTTGGCGCCGCACATCCGGCATCCACGCCGTCCGCAGCCGGCGGGCACTCGCCGCGGTTCGGGCGCTCTGGCTGGCCCGTGACGACTTCGCCAAGGAGCGGGACATAGCACCGGGACGGGTGCTCCCCGACTCGGCGATCATCGCGGCCGTCCGGGCCAACGCCGTCACGGCCGAAGGCCTGGGAGAGCTCTCTGTCTTCAGCGGCCCCCGGCAGCGCCGCAACCTCAATCGCTGGGCCGCCGCACTGAAAACGGCGCGGACGCTGAGCAACGACGAGCTACCAACCATGGCGGCCGTCTCGGATGCGGTTCCGCCGACATCGCGCTGGCGCGATCGTGAGCCGGATGCCGCGGACCGGCTGGCTCGCTGCCGGGCAATCGTCGCCGATCTCGCCCAGACGCACGACATTCTCGCGCAGAATCTGCTGGCCTCCGATGTGCTCAGGCGACTGGCCTGGCAGCCACCGCTGCCACCGGCGGCTGAGAACGACCAGCCAGCGGAGATCTCGGAGCCGGCGATCGCCGACGCGCTGGCCACTCTCGGGGCGCGTCCGTGGCAGATCGAACTCTGCGCAGCCGGGCTGGCCACCGCGCTGACGGCGGCCTACAACGATGTACACGCCGACCCCGCCGCGACCGAGGCATCGGTCCTGGATGAAACGGTCGATAGTGAAGCGGTCAGCGGCGAATCGGCCGATGGTGTCTCCGGCGAGTAG
- a CDS encoding uroporphyrinogen decarboxylase (manually curated), with amino-acid sequence MSTVSDSLLLRAARGHAVSRPPVWFMRQAGRSLPEYRALRLGSTMLQACQNPELITEITLQPVRRHGVDAAIFFSDIVVPLLAIGIDLDIVPGVGPVVAKPIRTLSDLESLRPLEGGDVSYVTEAVEALTGELGEVPLIGFAGAPFTLASYLIEGGPSRDHARTKSLMHSEPQLWHALLGRLAVIAGEFLAIQLAAGASAVQLFDSWAGALSAADYEEFVAPHSAAVLSRVADAGAPRIHFGVGTNEILRQMREVGADVVGVDWRIPLNEAARRLGPGAVVQGNLDPALLFAGWPVIEAAVRRIVAEGRAADGHIFNLGHGVLPDTDPGVITAVVDLVKSLGE; translated from the coding sequence ATGAGTACTGTTTCGGATTCCCTGCTGCTGCGTGCTGCTCGAGGCCATGCCGTATCCCGCCCACCGGTGTGGTTCATGCGCCAGGCAGGCCGCTCGTTGCCCGAATATCGCGCCCTTCGTCTGGGCTCCACGATGCTTCAAGCCTGCCAGAATCCAGAACTGATAACCGAGATTACGCTCCAGCCGGTCCGGCGGCACGGAGTCGACGCGGCGATCTTCTTCTCCGACATCGTCGTGCCGTTGCTGGCCATCGGCATCGACCTCGACATCGTGCCCGGTGTCGGACCGGTGGTGGCCAAGCCGATCCGTACGCTGTCGGATCTGGAGAGCCTGCGCCCGCTCGAAGGCGGCGATGTGTCGTATGTCACCGAAGCCGTTGAGGCGCTCACCGGCGAACTCGGCGAGGTGCCGCTGATCGGCTTCGCCGGTGCCCCGTTCACGCTGGCTAGCTACCTCATCGAGGGCGGCCCGTCGCGAGACCACGCCCGCACGAAATCGCTGATGCACAGCGAGCCGCAGCTCTGGCATGCGCTGCTGGGGCGGCTCGCGGTCATCGCGGGGGAGTTCCTGGCCATTCAGCTGGCCGCCGGGGCGAGCGCGGTTCAGCTCTTCGACTCCTGGGCCGGTGCGCTGAGTGCCGCGGACTATGAGGAGTTCGTCGCCCCGCACAGCGCCGCTGTGCTGTCGAGAGTCGCCGACGCCGGCGCCCCACGGATTCATTTCGGCGTCGGCACCAACGAGATTCTGCGCCAGATGCGGGAGGTCGGAGCCGATGTGGTCGGTGTCGACTGGCGCATCCCCCTCAACGAGGCCGCGCGCCGCCTGGGCCCCGGTGCCGTCGTGCAGGGCAATCTCGATCCGGCGCTGCTCTTCGCCGGCTGGCCGGTCATCGAGGCGGCGGTACGCCGAATCGTCGCCGAGGGTCGGGCCGCCGACGGGCACATCTTCAACCTCGGTCACGGCGTACTCCCCGACACCGATCCGGGGGTCATCACCGCCGTCGTCGATCTGGTGAAGTCGCTGGGCGAGTGA
- a CDS encoding oxygen-dependent protoporphyrinogen oxidase: MKIVVIGGGISGLAAAWRASRVRPEAEVLLLEASAEVGGKLRQGEVAGLRVDLGAESLLTRHPAGVGLLGELDLTAELIAPQTLTAGIRAGGQTHGVPAGTMLGIPTGVEAARASGLFSDATLRRIGQELTEPDLPALTEDVAVGRLVRERLGDEVAERLVEPLLGGVYAGRADEISLAAAMPLLFARLSRDGGSLVAAAEATVAEGRAKSAAGPVFVSLPGGLGRVPQALVASGAFTTRTGVTVRGIRRLTDGGFELECGPTIAPEPIRADKVIVATPAGKAAALLRDVAPGAAQELRAIETASVAIVTLAYRADALRGGAGLPAGSGLLVAPEEGLSVKAATFTSQKWPGTPPELVVLRASLGRAGEAVVLQREDAELTRLVRSDLARLVGITAAPIDTLVTRWAGGLPQYAVGHPQRVASIRASLSEVPGLAACGATYEGVGIPACIESGYAAVAQLGLGASDRGE, encoded by the coding sequence ATGAAGATCGTCGTCATCGGCGGAGGTATCTCCGGCCTCGCCGCGGCTTGGCGGGCCAGCCGGGTGCGGCCCGAGGCCGAGGTTCTGCTCCTCGAAGCGAGTGCCGAGGTCGGTGGGAAGCTGCGCCAGGGTGAGGTGGCGGGCCTGCGGGTCGATCTGGGCGCGGAGTCACTGCTGACCCGCCATCCCGCCGGCGTCGGCCTGCTCGGCGAACTCGACCTCACCGCTGAGTTGATCGCGCCCCAGACGCTCACGGCCGGAATTCGTGCCGGTGGCCAGACGCACGGAGTCCCGGCCGGCACGATGCTCGGTATTCCGACCGGCGTCGAGGCCGCTCGGGCCAGCGGATTGTTCAGTGATGCCACGCTGCGTCGGATTGGCCAGGAGCTGACGGAACCCGACCTGCCCGCCCTGACGGAGGATGTTGCGGTCGGCCGCCTCGTCCGGGAGCGTCTGGGTGATGAGGTGGCCGAACGTCTCGTCGAACCGCTGCTCGGCGGGGTCTATGCCGGGAGGGCCGACGAGATCTCACTGGCCGCTGCGATGCCGCTGCTCTTCGCGCGCCTCTCTCGCGACGGTGGATCCCTCGTCGCGGCCGCCGAGGCGACCGTGGCCGAAGGGCGGGCGAAGTCAGCCGCTGGGCCGGTCTTCGTGTCGCTCCCCGGGGGTCTCGGCCGGGTTCCGCAGGCACTCGTCGCATCCGGCGCCTTCACGACACGGACCGGGGTGACCGTCCGGGGTATCCGTCGGCTGACCGACGGGGGCTTCGAGCTCGAATGTGGGCCGACGATCGCCCCGGAACCGATCCGGGCCGACAAGGTGATTGTGGCGACGCCGGCCGGAAAGGCCGCGGCGCTGCTGCGAGACGTGGCGCCGGGGGCCGCGCAGGAGCTGCGGGCGATCGAGACGGCCAGCGTGGCCATCGTGACGCTGGCCTACCGGGCCGATGCCCTTCGGGGCGGCGCCGGGCTACCGGCGGGAAGCGGTCTGCTGGTGGCGCCGGAGGAGGGGCTTTCGGTGAAGGCCGCCACCTTCACGTCTCAGAAGTGGCCTGGGACGCCGCCGGAGCTAGTGGTGCTTCGGGCGTCGCTGGGGCGGGCCGGTGAGGCGGTGGTGCTGCAGCGCGAGGATGCCGAGCTGACGCGCCTCGTCCGCAGCGACCTGGCTCGACTGGTCGGTATCACCGCCGCCCCCATCGACACCCTGGTGACCCGCTGGGCGGGCGGGCTGCCGCAGTACGCCGTGGGGCATCCGCAGCGGGTCGCGAGCATCCGGGCGAGCCTCTCAGAGGTTCCGGGGTTGGCCGCCTGCGGAGCCACCTACGAGGGTGTCGGGATTCCGGCCTGCATTGAGTCCGGGTATGCGGCCGTAGCCCAGCTGGGACTCGGGGCGAGCGATCGGGGAGAATGA
- a CDS encoding chlorite dismutase has translation MVDGKKAKELNDVIRYTAWSVFRCERSLGESDRSALSAEVVELFEQLASKDITIRGTYDVSALRADADLMVWWHASSAEALQEAYSRFRRTELGGHLVPVWSNMALHRPAEFNRSHIPAFLADEEARRYVCVYPFVRSYEWYLLEDGERRSLLAEHGKMARDYPDVRANTVASFALGDYEWMLAFEADELHRIVDLMRHLRGSETRRHVREEVPFYTGTRREISELVASLP, from the coding sequence ATGGTCGATGGCAAGAAGGCAAAGGAATTGAACGACGTCATCCGCTACACCGCCTGGTCGGTGTTTCGGTGCGAGCGGTCTCTTGGCGAGTCGGATCGCAGCGCACTCAGCGCGGAGGTAGTCGAACTCTTCGAGCAACTGGCCAGCAAGGACATCACTATTCGCGGCACGTACGACGTCAGTGCGCTGCGGGCCGACGCCGATCTGATGGTGTGGTGGCATGCCTCAAGCGCCGAGGCCCTGCAGGAGGCTTACAGCCGGTTCCGCCGCACCGAACTGGGTGGCCATCTGGTTCCGGTCTGGTCGAACATGGCCCTGCACCGCCCGGCGGAGTTCAACCGGAGTCACATTCCGGCGTTCTTGGCTGACGAAGAGGCCCGGCGCTACGTCTGCGTCTACCCGTTCGTGCGCTCCTACGAGTGGTACCTGCTCGAGGACGGCGAGCGCCGATCACTGCTGGCCGAGCACGGCAAGATGGCCCGGGACTATCCGGACGTCCGGGCCAACACGGTGGCCTCCTTCGCGCTAGGTGACTACGAGTGGATGCTGGCCTTCGAGGCGGATGAGCTCCACCGGATCGTGGACCTGATGCGACACCTGCGGGGCTCGGAGACGCGCCGGCATGTGCGGGAGGAGGTGCCGTTCTACACCGGCACCCGCCGAGAAATCAGCGAATTGGTCGCGTCGCTGCCGTAG
- a CDS encoding DNA ligase D yields the protein MATGASAAIELQVGPHSVRISNPQRVYFPTRGETKLDLANYYLSVGEGIVRALRDRPCMLHRYPEGVSGEKIYQKRLPKGAPDWVQSVEVAFPSGRTADELRVTELASVIWAVQMSTVEFHPWHSRAADTEHPDELRIDLDPQPGTGLEEAKIVAEIVREVLAELGMIGFPKTSGSRGLHIYVRIEPDYGFREVRRAALAFAREVERRAPKLITTAWWKEERGSQIFLDYNQNARDRTIASAYSVRGTPDGRVSAPLRWEELPDVEMEDFTIATMPTRFAELGDVHAAIDDAAFSIAPLLEWADRDQHERGIEDAPYPPNFPKQEGEPMRVQPSRARATKADREAAAAQAAVTPQQLD from the coding sequence ATGGCGACTGGAGCCTCGGCGGCGATCGAACTGCAGGTCGGGCCGCACAGCGTCCGGATCAGCAATCCACAGCGGGTCTACTTCCCGACGCGGGGCGAGACCAAGCTCGACCTGGCCAACTACTACCTGTCGGTGGGCGAGGGCATCGTGCGGGCGCTGCGGGACCGACCCTGCATGCTGCACCGCTACCCCGAGGGGGTCAGCGGCGAGAAGATCTACCAGAAGCGGCTACCGAAGGGTGCCCCCGACTGGGTGCAGAGCGTGGAGGTCGCCTTCCCGTCTGGGCGCACGGCGGATGAGTTGCGGGTCACCGAGTTGGCCAGCGTGATCTGGGCCGTCCAGATGTCGACGGTCGAGTTCCATCCGTGGCACTCGCGGGCCGCGGACACCGAGCACCCTGACGAGTTGCGCATCGACCTCGATCCGCAGCCGGGAACCGGTTTGGAGGAGGCCAAGATCGTCGCCGAGATCGTCCGGGAAGTGCTGGCCGAACTGGGCATGATCGGATTCCCGAAGACCTCCGGGTCGCGCGGTCTGCACATCTACGTGCGTATCGAGCCGGACTACGGATTTCGCGAGGTGCGCCGGGCGGCGCTGGCCTTCGCGCGTGAGGTCGAGCGGCGCGCCCCGAAGCTGATCACCACCGCCTGGTGGAAGGAGGAGCGGGGCAGCCAGATCTTCCTCGACTACAACCAGAACGCGCGGGACCGCACCATCGCGTCGGCCTACTCAGTGCGGGGCACGCCGGACGGCCGGGTCTCGGCGCCGCTGCGCTGGGAGGAACTCCCCGACGTCGAGATGGAGGACTTCACCATCGCGACCATGCCGACTCGCTTCGCCGAACTCGGCGACGTGCACGCCGCGATCGACGATGCTGCCTTCTCGATCGCGCCGCTGCTGGAGTGGGCGGACCGTGATCAACACGAGCGCGGTATCGAGGACGCCCCGTATCCGCCGAACTTTCCGAAGCAGGAGGGGGAGCCGATGCGAGTCCAGCCGAGTCGGGCTCGGGCCACTAAGGCAGATCGAGAGGCCGCAGCGGCGCAGGCAGCGGTCACGCCGCAGCAACTGGACTGA